From a single Novipirellula caenicola genomic region:
- a CDS encoding DUF6691 family protein has translation MATTVSQSTKAKRETDAAGAQVLTLGLVFGVVFGFLLQKGGVAKFHVLIGQLLLQDFTVLKVMLSAVIVGMIGIHVLHRLGKVELHIKPTRYASNILGGLSFGAGFALSAYCPGTGAAALGQGNYDAIAMMVGMVCGSYLFAECSGWIGRKIDPIGDRGELTLHNLVPINRSMLVAASVIVLSAVLFAIEMWTVR, from the coding sequence ATGGCAACGACAGTTTCACAATCGACCAAAGCAAAACGCGAAACGGATGCAGCGGGGGCTCAGGTGTTGACGCTTGGACTCGTCTTTGGCGTTGTGTTCGGCTTCCTGCTGCAAAAAGGCGGTGTCGCCAAGTTCCATGTGCTGATCGGTCAATTGTTGCTTCAAGATTTTACGGTTTTGAAAGTGATGTTGTCCGCTGTGATCGTGGGCATGATCGGCATTCACGTGCTGCACCGCTTGGGAAAGGTGGAACTGCACATCAAACCGACACGATACGCTTCGAATATTTTGGGCGGGTTGTCGTTTGGTGCCGGGTTTGCATTGTCCGCCTACTGTCCGGGCACGGGCGCGGCTGCGCTTGGGCAAGGCAACTACGATGCGATCGCAATGATGGTCGGGATGGTCTGCGGATCCTATCTGTTTGCCGAATGCTCGGGCTGGATCGGACGCAAAATCGATCCCATTGGCGATCGCGGTGAATTAACGCTTCACAATTTGGTTCCGATCAACCGCAGCATGTTGGTCGCGGCCAGCGTGATTGTATTGTCTGCGGTGTTGTTTGCAATCGAAATGTGGACGGTCCGCTAA
- a CDS encoding YeeE/YedE thiosulfate transporter family protein, giving the protein MIAHLSLLAAEGVDALQYSGPAWSPYLVGTLIGVLSMFTFYFSNKPLGASTAYARVAGLIGEKVAPAHTHSLAFFKKKTPKIGWELMLVCGVVIGAFIAAWTGGEWTGRLLPEMWQDRFGADSGLLRVVVALAGGMMMAFGARMAGGCTSGHGISGTLQLAVGSWVSAICFFVGGIIVAMLVYAI; this is encoded by the coding sequence ATGATTGCCCACTTGAGCTTGCTTGCCGCTGAGGGCGTTGACGCGTTGCAATATTCGGGGCCCGCATGGTCGCCCTACTTGGTCGGCACGCTGATCGGTGTGTTATCGATGTTCACGTTTTATTTTTCGAACAAGCCTCTCGGAGCCTCGACCGCGTATGCGCGAGTGGCAGGTTTGATTGGGGAAAAGGTCGCGCCGGCGCACACACATTCGCTTGCCTTTTTCAAGAAAAAAACACCCAAGATTGGGTGGGAATTGATGTTGGTCTGCGGTGTGGTGATCGGCGCCTTCATTGCCGCTTGGACGGGCGGCGAATGGACTGGGCGATTGCTGCCTGAGATGTGGCAAGATCGATTTGGCGCTGACAGCGGTCTATTGCGAGTCGTCGTGGCGCTAGCCGGCGGCATGATGATGGCGTTCGGAGCACGTATGGCAGGCGGATGCACCAGCGGGCATGGGATCAGCGGCACACTGCAATTGGCTGTGGGGTCGTGGGTTTCCGCCATCTGCTTTTTTGTCGGTGGGATCATCGTCGCAATGTTGGTTTATGCGATCTAA
- a CDS encoding mechanosensitive ion channel family protein — translation MTTLFSTLLVALAVAQLDTETDGESPDSTEAFTNEKDVPGEVDVNIDTVWGTVDNMIDSFLDRLPFLLTGIVVFAIFYFVAKAVRRFVRRTTQGKSSANLGRVMGRIAQWALNFVGLILAVTIMAPSITPGKLLTSLGIGGIAIGFAFKDILQNFMAGLLILLNEPFKIGDQIVSGDHEGTVESIETRATLIKTYDGKRVVIPNSQIFTNPVVVNTAYDAVRTQYDVGVGYGDDLRQAAKIILNTLESTEGVVREPAPDVVATELGGSSVVLRARWWTEPQRANVVRVGNAVISDIKEALDDAGVDMPYPTNVTLLHDQTEDRDGDRTRQREGWPAGKNPPKPRPIGSQRGDTHKNDAAMNSDNTNADNTNA, via the coding sequence ATGACGACTCTCTTTTCAACCCTTCTCGTTGCTCTCGCGGTCGCCCAACTCGACACAGAGACAGACGGCGAGTCCCCTGATTCGACCGAAGCATTCACAAATGAGAAAGACGTCCCCGGTGAAGTCGACGTCAACATCGACACGGTCTGGGGGACCGTCGACAATATGATCGACAGCTTCCTTGACCGGTTGCCCTTTCTTTTGACAGGCATCGTCGTCTTTGCCATCTTCTACTTTGTTGCGAAGGCAGTTCGGCGGTTTGTCCGACGCACCACTCAAGGCAAGAGTTCGGCGAATTTAGGACGCGTGATGGGGCGAATCGCTCAGTGGGCATTGAACTTCGTCGGATTGATCCTTGCCGTCACGATCATGGCTCCCTCGATCACGCCAGGAAAACTGCTCACGTCGCTTGGTATCGGCGGCATTGCGATCGGCTTCGCATTCAAAGATATCCTGCAGAACTTTATGGCAGGTTTGCTGATCCTGCTGAACGAACCCTTTAAAATTGGGGACCAAATTGTCTCGGGCGACCACGAAGGAACAGTCGAATCGATCGAAACCCGAGCGACATTGATCAAGACGTACGATGGCAAACGGGTCGTGATTCCTAATAGCCAGATCTTCACCAACCCGGTCGTCGTCAACACCGCCTATGACGCCGTCCGTACGCAATACGACGTCGGCGTTGGCTACGGAGACGACCTGCGGCAAGCCGCGAAGATCATTTTAAATACTCTCGAATCGACCGAGGGTGTGGTTCGCGAGCCAGCGCCCGATGTCGTCGCGACAGAGCTTGGCGGCAGCAGTGTGGTGTTACGAGCTCGGTGGTGGACCGAGCCCCAGCGTGCTAACGTCGTTCGCGTTGGCAATGCAGTCATCTCGGATATCAAAGAAGCCCTTGACGATGCAGGCGTTGATATGCCGTATCCAACCAACGTCACGCTGTTACATGACCAAACCGAAGATCGCGATGGCGATCGCACACGTCAACGCGAGGGCTGGCCCGCGGGCAAAAATCCTCCAAAGCCCCGTCCCATCGGCAGCCAACGCGGTGACACCCACAAGAACGATGCGGCGATGAATTCCGATAACACAAACGCCGATAATACGAACGCGTAA
- a CDS encoding MBL fold metallo-hydrolase produces MFVLEPLLTDGIAQLSYLVADTSNGHAAVIDPRTDVEVYETLARKHGVSITHIFETHIHADFVSGSRSLADRVGTAKIYVSDVRADYQFSAEPIRDGQEFDFGAFRLTARHTPGHTPEHMSFELCESKHSAMPWAVFTGDSLFVGSAGRPDLLGEAETEGLAKDLYKSLYDYYLKLEDYVTVYPGHGAGSACGADIGDRMSSTIGYERRTNQFLRFPDFEAFRRFVVDDAPPAPWHYPMLKKVNAAGPEIMDRLPSVPALPPSEFRKVSRESGVTILDTRSMLAFGGGHVPGAINIGARPEMSAWVGQMFDLDQRLLLVVDDDSDVEAVQRLIVRTGHSRFAGYLAGGMKAWEVSGLPLQKLEQVSVEEVHQDQSTASHFSLIDVRSPSEWESGHLPGAEHHFIGDMRDRITGLDKSKSYATYCASGYRASIASSLMQSRGFKQVANIPGSYGAWTAAGYEVEHEKGSKS; encoded by the coding sequence ATGTTTGTTCTTGAACCACTTCTGACTGACGGTATCGCGCAGTTGTCCTACCTTGTTGCAGACACGAGCAACGGACATGCAGCGGTTATTGATCCACGAACCGATGTCGAGGTCTATGAGACGCTTGCTCGGAAGCATGGTGTTTCGATCACGCACATCTTTGAAACGCACATTCACGCGGACTTTGTCTCGGGCAGTCGCTCGTTAGCGGATCGCGTGGGGACGGCGAAGATCTATGTCAGTGATGTCAGGGCGGATTATCAATTCAGTGCCGAGCCCATCCGTGATGGCCAAGAGTTTGATTTCGGCGCATTCCGGTTGACCGCTCGGCATACTCCCGGCCACACGCCGGAACACATGTCATTCGAGCTCTGTGAATCGAAGCACTCGGCGATGCCGTGGGCTGTTTTTACCGGTGACTCGCTGTTTGTTGGTTCCGCGGGTCGCCCGGACTTGTTGGGCGAAGCGGAAACCGAAGGGTTGGCCAAGGATCTGTACAAATCGCTCTACGATTACTACCTGAAGCTTGAAGACTATGTCACGGTTTATCCTGGGCATGGTGCGGGGTCGGCATGTGGAGCGGACATTGGCGATCGAATGAGCAGCACGATCGGTTACGAACGCAGGACCAATCAGTTTTTGCGGTTCCCTGACTTCGAAGCATTTCGCCGCTTTGTTGTTGACGACGCGCCGCCGGCACCTTGGCATTATCCGATGCTAAAGAAGGTCAACGCAGCGGGACCTGAAATTATGGACCGACTGCCAAGCGTCCCTGCTTTGCCGCCAAGCGAGTTTCGCAAGGTGTCGCGTGAGTCGGGGGTCACGATTCTCGATACTCGATCGATGTTGGCGTTCGGCGGTGGCCATGTCCCCGGAGCGATCAACATCGGAGCCCGACCGGAAATGTCGGCCTGGGTTGGCCAGATGTTTGACCTCGATCAGCGTTTGCTGCTGGTGGTGGATGATGACTCTGACGTCGAGGCGGTTCAGCGATTGATCGTTCGCACAGGACATTCACGATTTGCGGGCTATCTGGCGGGTGGAATGAAGGCCTGGGAGGTTTCCGGGTTACCACTTCAGAAACTCGAGCAGGTTAGCGTAGAAGAAGTGCATCAGGACCAAAGCACCGCCTCGCATTTCAGTTTGATCGACGTCCGCTCGCCCAGTGAATGGGAATCAGGCCATCTGCCTGGTGCGGAACATCATTTTATCGGTGACATGCGCGATCGTATCACCGGACTCGACAAATCGAAAAGCTACGCAACGTACTGTGCAAGCGGTTATCGCGCCAGTATCGCATCGAGTTTGATGCAGTCGCGAGGGTTCAAGCAAGTCGCCAACATCCCCGGAAGCTATGGGGCATGGACCGCGGCCGGTTATGAAGTCGAACACGAGAAAGGATCAAAATCATGA
- a CDS encoding DUF1328 domain-containing protein, with the protein MLGWALTFLVIALIAAVLGFGGIAGSAAMIAKVLFVVFLVLFIISLIMGRRGPTV; encoded by the coding sequence ATGTTAGGTTGGGCATTGACTTTTTTGGTGATCGCGTTGATTGCGGCGGTACTTGGTTTTGGTGGAATCGCCGGTTCGGCTGCGATGATCGCCAAGGTGCTGTTCGTCGTGTTCCTTGTGCTGTTCATTATCAGTTTGATCATGGGACGCCGTGGACCAACGGTCTAG